One region of Streptomyces leeuwenhoekii genomic DNA includes:
- a CDS encoding rhodanese-like domain-containing protein, giving the protein MSGGTPDRPVAGASGRPLGIDALLERVRRGYERIGPREAYEAAAAGEALLVDIRYAALHERDGLIPGALVVERNELEWRLDPLGSHRLPEATGHGLRIVVVCNEGYASSLAAESLHRLGLRRATDLVGGFQAWRAAGLPVTPP; this is encoded by the coding sequence GTGAGCGGCGGTACGCCGGACCGGCCGGTGGCCGGAGCGAGTGGGCGGCCCCTCGGGATCGACGCGCTGCTGGAGCGGGTGCGCCGGGGCTACGAGCGGATCGGGCCCCGGGAGGCGTACGAGGCGGCCGCAGCCGGTGAGGCCCTGCTGGTCGACATCCGGTACGCGGCCCTGCACGAGCGGGATGGTCTGATCCCCGGAGCTCTCGTCGTCGAACGCAATGAACTGGAGTGGCGTCTGGATCCCCTGGGCAGCCACCGCCTCCCGGAAGCCACGGGCCACGGCCTGCGCATCGTCGTCGTGTGCAACGAGGGCTACGCCTCCAGCCTGGCGGCCGAGTCCCTGCACCGCCTGGGGCTGCGCCGGGCCACGGATCTGGTCGGCGGATTCCAGGCGTGGCGGGCGGCGGGGTTGCCGGTGACGCCGCCGTAG
- the recX gene encoding recombination regulator RecX encodes MTRRTDWAEYACPDAAAREREQGRADGSSAGAAGDGYGGYSGYGGYRAAPGGRGYGAEEAPFRADAATHGGYGDGADGGAADGDGSPGEGGTRRSGGRTRGASGGSRGRGRRGRGEPFAEDGGTSSSSRAEKGEPPGDPVEQARAICLRLLTGTPRTRKQLADALRKRQIPDDAAEEVLSRFEEVGLIDDGAFADAWVESRHHGRGLARRALARELRTKGVDPALVDAAVSQLDSEQEEATARELVARKLRSTRGLDRDRRLRRLAGMLARKGYPEGMALKVVRQALEEEGEDTDFLDEGAF; translated from the coding sequence GTGACACGACGAACCGACTGGGCCGAGTACGCCTGCCCGGACGCCGCCGCGCGTGAGCGCGAGCAGGGGAGAGCGGACGGGAGCTCCGCCGGGGCGGCCGGCGACGGGTACGGCGGATACAGCGGGTACGGCGGATACCGGGCCGCGCCCGGCGGCCGCGGGTACGGGGCGGAGGAAGCCCCGTTCCGGGCGGACGCCGCCACGCACGGCGGGTACGGCGACGGAGCGGACGGCGGTGCCGCTGACGGTGACGGTTCGCCCGGTGAGGGGGGAACGCGTCGCAGCGGCGGCCGGACCCGTGGTGCGAGCGGCGGCTCCCGGGGGCGTGGCCGGCGTGGCCGCGGGGAGCCGTTCGCCGAGGACGGAGGCACCTCTTCCTCGTCGAGGGCCGAGAAGGGGGAGCCTCCGGGGGACCCGGTCGAGCAGGCACGGGCGATCTGCCTGCGCCTGCTCACCGGGACCCCGCGCACGCGGAAGCAGCTCGCCGACGCGCTGCGCAAGCGGCAGATTCCCGACGACGCGGCCGAGGAGGTGCTGTCCCGGTTCGAGGAGGTCGGACTGATCGACGACGGTGCCTTCGCGGACGCCTGGGTCGAGTCCCGGCACCACGGTCGCGGCCTGGCCCGGCGCGCCCTGGCCCGGGAACTGCGGACCAAGGGCGTCGACCCCGCCCTTGTCGACGCGGCCGTCTCCCAGCTCGACTCCGAGCAGGAGGAGGCCACCGCGCGCGAACTCGTCGCCCGCAAACTGCGCTCCACCCGCGGCCTCGACCGGGACAGACGGCTCCGCCGCCTCGCCGGCATGCTGGCCCGCAAGGGCTACCCCGAGGGCATGGCCCTCAAGGTCGTCCGGCAGGCGCTGGAGGAGGAGGGCGAGGACACCGACTTCCTCGACGAGGGCGCATTCTGA
- the recA gene encoding recombinase RecA has protein sequence MAGTDREKALDAALAQIERQFGKGAVMRMGERSKEPIEVIPTGSTALDVALGVGGLPRGRVVEIYGPESSGKTTLTLHAVANAQKAGGQVAFVDAEHALDPEYARKLGVDIDNLILSQPDNGEQALEIVDMLVRSGALDLIVIDSVAALVPRAEIEGEMGDSHVGLQARLMSQALRKITSALNQSKTTAIFINQLREKIGVMFGSPETTTGGRALKFYASVRIDIRRIETLKDGTEAVGNRTRCKVVKNKVAPPFKQAEFDILYGQGISREGGLIDMGVEHGFVRKAGAWYTYEGDQLGQGKENARNFLKDNPDLANEIERKIKEKLGVGVRPEEPAAEPGKDAAVPAAAADAATVPAPATAKVTKSKAAAAKS, from the coding sequence ATGGCAGGAACCGACCGCGAGAAGGCCCTGGACGCCGCGCTCGCACAGATTGAACGGCAATTCGGCAAGGGCGCCGTCATGCGCATGGGCGAGCGGTCGAAGGAGCCCATCGAGGTCATCCCGACCGGGTCGACCGCGCTCGACGTGGCCCTCGGCGTCGGCGGGCTGCCGCGCGGCCGTGTGGTGGAGATCTACGGCCCGGAGTCCTCGGGTAAGACGACCCTGACCCTGCACGCGGTGGCCAACGCCCAGAAGGCCGGCGGCCAGGTCGCCTTCGTGGACGCGGAGCACGCCCTCGACCCCGAGTACGCGCGCAAGCTCGGCGTCGACATCGACAACCTGATCCTGTCCCAGCCGGACAACGGCGAGCAGGCCCTGGAGATCGTGGACATGCTGGTCCGCTCCGGTGCCCTCGACCTCATCGTCATCGACTCGGTCGCCGCGCTCGTCCCGCGCGCGGAGATCGAGGGCGAGATGGGCGACAGCCACGTCGGTCTGCAGGCCCGTCTGATGAGCCAGGCCCTGCGGAAGATCACCAGCGCGCTCAACCAGTCGAAGACCACCGCGATCTTCATCAACCAGCTCCGCGAGAAGATCGGCGTGATGTTCGGCTCCCCGGAGACCACGACCGGTGGCCGGGCGCTGAAGTTCTACGCCTCGGTGCGTATCGACATCCGCCGCATCGAGACCCTGAAGGACGGCACCGAGGCGGTCGGCAACCGCACCCGGTGCAAGGTCGTCAAGAACAAGGTGGCGCCGCCCTTCAAGCAGGCCGAGTTCGACATCCTCTACGGCCAGGGCATCAGCCGCGAGGGCGGCCTGATCGACATGGGCGTGGAGCACGGCTTCGTCCGCAAGGCCGGCGCCTGGTACACGTACGAGGGCGACCAGCTCGGCCAGGGCAAGGAGAACGCGCGCAACTTCCTGAAGGACAACCCCGACCTGGCCAACGAGATCGAGAGGAAGATCAAGGAGAAGCTGGGCGTCGGCGTGCGCCCGGAGGAGCCGGCCGCCGAGCCGGGCAAGGACGCCGCGGTCCCCGCCGCAGCGGCCGATGCCGCGACGGTGCCCGCACCGGCGACCGCCAAGGTCACCAAGTCCAAGGCCGCGGCAGCCAAGAGCTGA
- a CDS encoding AI-2E family transporter, with protein sequence MPRWLPRAMVLALALYAVFQLGSWAFHQLIGLLINVLIAFFLALAVEPAVSWMAARGMRRGLATGLVFLAVMIVAAGFVTLLGSMLAGQIIKMVEGFPDYLDSVINWVNTHFHTDLRRVDIQEGVLRSDWLRNYVQNSATGVLDVSAQVLGGLFQLLTITLFSFYFAADGPRLRRALCSVLPPARQAEVLRAWEIAVNKTGGYLYSRGLMALISGIAHYILLEVLGVPYAPVLAVWVGLVSQFIPTIGTYLAGALPMLIAFTVDPWYALWVLIFVVVYQQFENYVLQPKLTSKTVDIHPAVAFGSVVAGTALLGAVGALIAIPAVATLQAFLGAYVKRYDVTDDPRVHGHRGPRTGPGLLTRARRLWDGRAGAGGPKKPGPGEGPS encoded by the coding sequence ATGCCGCGGTGGCTGCCGCGCGCCATGGTGCTGGCCCTCGCGCTCTACGCCGTGTTCCAGCTCGGCAGCTGGGCCTTTCACCAGCTCATCGGCCTGCTGATCAACGTCCTCATCGCCTTCTTCCTGGCCCTGGCCGTCGAACCCGCGGTGAGCTGGATGGCGGCGCGCGGCATGCGCCGGGGGCTGGCCACCGGACTGGTCTTCCTCGCCGTGATGATCGTCGCGGCGGGATTCGTGACCCTGCTCGGGTCCATGCTCGCGGGCCAGATCATCAAGATGGTCGAGGGCTTCCCGGACTACCTCGACTCCGTCATCAACTGGGTCAACACCCATTTCCACACCGACCTGAGACGGGTGGACATCCAGGAGGGTGTGCTGCGCTCCGACTGGCTGCGCAACTATGTGCAGAACAGCGCCACCGGTGTCCTGGACGTGTCCGCGCAGGTCCTCGGCGGTCTCTTCCAGCTCCTGACGATCACGCTGTTCTCGTTCTACTTCGCCGCGGACGGCCCCCGGCTGCGCCGCGCGCTCTGCTCCGTCCTGCCGCCCGCCCGCCAGGCCGAGGTGCTGCGCGCGTGGGAGATCGCGGTGAACAAGACCGGCGGCTATCTGTACTCGCGCGGTCTGATGGCACTGATCTCCGGCATCGCCCACTACATCCTGCTCGAGGTCCTGGGAGTGCCCTACGCGCCGGTGCTGGCCGTGTGGGTGGGGCTGGTGTCGCAGTTCATCCCCACCATCGGCACCTATCTCGCGGGCGCGCTGCCCATGCTGATCGCCTTCACGGTCGACCCCTGGTACGCGCTGTGGGTGCTGATCTTCGTCGTGGTGTACCAGCAGTTCGAGAACTATGTGCTGCAGCCCAAGCTGACGTCGAAGACCGTGGACATCCATCCCGCGGTCGCCTTCGGCTCGGTCGTCGCGGGCACCGCCCTCCTCGGTGCCGTCGGCGCGCTGATAGCCATCCCCGCGGTCGCCACCCTGCAGGCGTTCCTCGGGGCCTATGTGAAGCGGTACGACGTCACCGACGATCCCCGCGTCCACGGACACCGCGGGCCCCGGACCGGACCGGGGCTGCTCACGCGTGCGAGGCGGTTGTGGGACGGGCGGGCAGGAGCCGGGGGGCCGAAGAAGCCGGGGCCGGGGGAGGGCCCTTCCTGA
- a CDS encoding DUF3046 domain-containing protein, giving the protein MRLTVFWQRMADHFGPGYADTFARDHVMTELGGRTVRQALDAGWDAKDVWRVVCTVMNVPQDKR; this is encoded by the coding sequence ATGCGGTTGACGGTCTTCTGGCAGCGGATGGCGGACCACTTCGGTCCCGGCTACGCCGACACCTTCGCGCGCGACCACGTGATGACGGAGCTCGGCGGGCGCACGGTGCGGCAGGCCCTGGACGCCGGCTGGGACGCCAAGGACGTGTGGCGCGTGGTGTGCACCGTCATGAACGTGCCACAGGACAAGCGCTGA
- a CDS encoding ATP-dependent helicase encodes MVSSAHRALDGFSPATRGWFSGAFSAPTAAQAGAWQAIREGSDVLVVAPTGSGKTLAAFLAALDQLASTPPPADPKKRCRVLYVSPLKALAVDVERNLRSPLTGIRHEAVRLGLPEPEVKVGIRSGDTPAAERRALSTRPPDILITTPESLFLMLTSAAREALTGVETVILDEVHAVAGTKRGAHLALSLERLDELLPRPARRIGLSATVRPVDEVARFLSPRRKVEVVQPESGKEFDLSVVVPVEDLGELGGSPAADNGEGAERPSIWPHVEERITDLVQSHRSTIVFANSRRLAERLCNRLNEIAYERATGEPLGEHHAPAELMGNSGSAQGAPAIIARAHHGSVSKEQRALVEEDLKAGRLPAVVATSSLELGIDMGAVDLVVQVESPPSVASGLQRVGRAGHQVGAVSTGVVFPKYRGDLVQAAVVTERMRSGAIESLRIPANPLDVLAQQLVAMTALDTWQVDDLLATVRRAAPFASLPESAFTAVLDMLAGRYPSDAFAELRPRVVWDRVAGTVTGRPGAQRLAVTSGGTIPDRGLFGVFLAGADPKKGGGRVGELDEEMVYESRVGDVFTLGTSSWRIEDITRDRVLVSPAPGVPGRLPFWKGDQLGRPLELGRALGAFLREVGSLPKEDARLRLLTAGLDAWAADNVLSYLDEQREACGHVPDDRTIVVERFRDELGDWRVVVHSPFGAQVHAPWALALGARLSERYGMDAQVMHADDGIVLRLPDADLMGLDLLDQEPARAGTEYDADRAPVGAADVVFDKGEVDRIVTDQVGGSALFAARFRECAARALLLPRRNPGKRTPLWQQRQRAAQLLEVASEYGSFPIVLEAVRECLQDVFDVPGLVELMGDLESRKVRLVEVTTPEPSPFARSLLFGYVAQFLYEGDSPLAERRAAALSLDSRLLAELLGQAELRELLDAEVLTELERELQWLTEDRRVKDVEGVADVLRVLGPLTDAELAERGAEPGWAEELAAARRAIRVRIARADHWAAVEDAGRLRDALGTALPVGVPEAFTEPVKDPLGDLLARYARTHGPFTSVTAAARFGLGVAVTEGALQRLAATGRIVQGEFHPAGIGQEWCDATVLRRLRRRSLAALRHELEPVPPAALAQFLPQWQHIGKGHALRGIDGLVRALEQLQGAAVPASALEKLVLPSRVAHYTPAMLDELTAAGEVVWAGAGSLPGKDGWVSLYLADAAPLLLPPPHPLELTALHQSVLDTLSGGYGLFFRQIADQVRATTHPDVTDPQLADALWDLAWSGRLTNDTLAPLRSLLGSGRTAGSTAHRARRTVPRGRYGSLTAAARTASRSGPPTVAGRWSLLPAREADTTVRAHALARTLLDRHGVVTRGAVAAEGVEGGFSATYRVLSVFEESGQARRGYVVEGLGAAQFAMDGAVDRLRAVANARERDEALPGPGFPDGGPQDATADGTPDWLAPGTDYTPDWLTPELPGAPGSPDRLAPGDYISPHDYDAPGAGGPRGGAARNAPGAPWSTHRRPGQGPGGRSSPASRAVVLAAADPANAYGAALAWPEPPAGASHKPGRKAGSLVVLVDGELTLYMERGGKTLLAWPSSPDGEEAHDPRLHAAVEALAAAAREGALGTVTVERVNGAAALTSPFGALLETAGFVATPRGLRLRA; translated from the coding sequence ATGGTCAGCTCCGCACACCGAGCCCTGGACGGCTTCTCCCCCGCGACCCGCGGCTGGTTCTCGGGCGCCTTCTCCGCGCCCACCGCCGCCCAGGCCGGCGCGTGGCAGGCCATCCGGGAGGGCTCGGACGTGCTCGTGGTGGCCCCCACCGGCTCCGGCAAGACCCTCGCCGCCTTCCTCGCCGCGCTGGACCAACTGGCCTCCACGCCCCCTCCCGCCGACCCGAAGAAGCGCTGCCGCGTCCTGTACGTGTCGCCCCTGAAGGCCCTCGCCGTCGACGTCGAGCGCAACCTCCGCAGTCCCCTCACCGGAATCCGCCACGAGGCCGTGCGCCTGGGCCTGCCCGAGCCCGAGGTCAAGGTCGGCATCCGCTCCGGCGACACCCCGGCCGCCGAGCGCCGTGCCCTGTCCACCCGCCCGCCGGACATCCTGATCACGACACCGGAGTCGCTGTTCCTGATGCTGACGTCGGCCGCGCGCGAGGCGCTGACCGGCGTGGAGACGGTCATCCTCGACGAGGTCCACGCCGTGGCCGGCACCAAGCGCGGCGCTCATCTGGCGCTCTCCCTGGAGCGCCTCGACGAGCTGCTTCCCCGTCCGGCCCGCCGCATCGGCCTCTCGGCGACGGTCCGCCCGGTCGACGAGGTCGCCCGCTTCCTGTCCCCGCGCCGCAAGGTGGAGGTCGTCCAGCCGGAGTCGGGCAAGGAGTTCGACCTGTCCGTCGTCGTCCCGGTCGAGGACCTGGGCGAGCTGGGCGGCTCGCCCGCCGCCGACAACGGCGAGGGGGCGGAACGTCCCTCGATCTGGCCGCACGTGGAGGAGCGGATCACGGACCTCGTCCAGTCCCACCGCTCCACGATCGTGTTCGCGAACTCCCGCCGCCTCGCCGAGCGCCTCTGCAACCGGCTCAACGAGATCGCCTACGAGCGCGCGACCGGCGAACCCCTCGGCGAGCACCACGCCCCCGCCGAGCTGATGGGCAACTCCGGGTCCGCCCAGGGCGCGCCCGCGATCATCGCCCGCGCCCACCACGGCTCGGTCTCCAAGGAGCAGCGCGCCCTCGTGGAGGAGGACCTGAAGGCGGGCCGGCTGCCCGCCGTGGTCGCCACCTCCAGCCTGGAGCTGGGCATCGACATGGGCGCGGTCGACCTCGTCGTCCAGGTGGAGTCCCCGCCTTCGGTCGCCTCCGGTTTGCAGCGCGTCGGCCGTGCCGGACACCAGGTCGGCGCGGTCTCCACGGGCGTGGTCTTCCCCAAGTACCGCGGCGATCTCGTCCAGGCGGCCGTGGTCACCGAGCGGATGCGCTCCGGCGCCATCGAGTCCCTGAGGATCCCCGCCAACCCCCTGGACGTCCTGGCGCAGCAGCTCGTCGCGATGACGGCGCTGGACACCTGGCAGGTCGACGACCTGCTCGCCACGGTGCGCCGCGCCGCCCCCTTCGCCTCGCTCCCCGAGTCGGCGTTCACGGCCGTGCTGGACATGCTGGCCGGCCGCTACCCGTCCGACGCCTTCGCCGAGCTGCGCCCACGCGTGGTGTGGGACCGCGTCGCCGGCACGGTCACCGGCCGCCCGGGCGCGCAGCGCCTGGCCGTCACCTCCGGGGGCACGATCCCCGACCGGGGGCTCTTCGGCGTCTTCCTCGCCGGCGCCGACCCGAAGAAGGGCGGCGGCCGGGTCGGCGAGCTCGACGAGGAGATGGTGTACGAGTCCCGCGTGGGGGACGTCTTCACCCTGGGCACCAGTTCCTGGCGCATCGAGGACATCACGCGCGACCGCGTCCTCGTCTCCCCCGCCCCCGGCGTCCCCGGGCGGCTGCCGTTCTGGAAGGGCGACCAGTTGGGCCGCCCGCTGGAGCTGGGCCGCGCCCTGGGCGCGTTCCTGCGCGAGGTCGGCTCCCTGCCGAAGGAGGACGCCCGCCTGCGCCTGCTCACCGCGGGCCTCGACGCGTGGGCTGCGGACAACGTGCTGTCCTACCTGGACGAACAGCGCGAGGCATGCGGCCACGTCCCGGACGACCGGACGATCGTCGTGGAGCGGTTCCGCGACGAGCTGGGCGACTGGCGGGTCGTGGTGCACTCCCCGTTCGGCGCCCAGGTCCACGCTCCCTGGGCACTGGCCCTGGGCGCCCGCCTGTCCGAGCGCTACGGGATGGACGCGCAGGTCATGCACGCCGACGACGGCATCGTGCTGCGTCTGCCGGACGCCGATCTCATGGGCCTGGACCTGCTGGACCAGGAGCCGGCCCGGGCCGGCACGGAGTACGACGCGGACCGGGCGCCGGTGGGCGCGGCCGACGTCGTCTTCGACAAGGGCGAGGTCGACCGGATCGTCACCGACCAGGTGGGCGGCTCGGCCCTCTTCGCCGCCCGCTTCCGGGAGTGCGCCGCCCGCGCGCTGCTGCTGCCGCGCCGCAATCCCGGCAAGCGCACCCCGCTGTGGCAGCAGCGCCAGCGCGCCGCCCAGCTGCTGGAAGTGGCCAGTGAGTACGGGTCGTTCCCGATCGTCCTGGAGGCGGTCCGCGAGTGCCTCCAGGACGTCTTCGACGTCCCCGGCCTGGTGGAGCTGATGGGCGACCTGGAGTCCCGCAAGGTCCGCCTGGTGGAGGTCACCACACCGGAGCCGTCCCCGTTCGCCCGCTCCCTCCTCTTCGGCTACGTCGCCCAGTTCCTCTACGAGGGCGACTCGCCGCTCGCCGAGCGGCGCGCCGCCGCCCTCTCGCTGGACTCGAGGCTGCTGGCCGAGCTGCTCGGCCAGGCGGAGCTGCGCGAGCTGCTCGACGCGGAGGTGCTGACCGAGCTCGAACGGGAGCTGCAGTGGCTCACCGAGGACCGCCGGGTGAAGGACGTGGAGGGCGTCGCGGACGTGCTGCGGGTGCTCGGCCCGCTCACCGACGCCGAGCTGGCCGAGCGGGGCGCCGAGCCGGGCTGGGCCGAGGAGCTGGCCGCCGCCCGCCGGGCGATCCGGGTCCGTATCGCCAGAGCGGACCACTGGGCGGCCGTCGAGGACGCGGGCCGGCTGCGGGACGCGCTGGGCACGGCGCTGCCGGTCGGGGTCCCGGAGGCGTTCACCGAGCCGGTCAAGGATCCGCTCGGCGACCTCCTCGCCCGTTACGCCCGCACCCACGGCCCGTTCACGTCGGTCACGGCGGCGGCCCGCTTCGGCCTGGGCGTGGCCGTCACCGAGGGCGCCCTGCAACGGCTGGCGGCCACGGGCCGGATCGTCCAGGGCGAGTTCCATCCGGCCGGCATCGGCCAGGAGTGGTGCGACGCGACCGTGCTGCGCCGGCTGCGCCGCCGCTCCCTGGCGGCGCTGCGGCATGAACTGGAGCCGGTGCCCCCGGCCGCGCTCGCCCAGTTCCTGCCCCAGTGGCAGCACATCGGCAAGGGGCACGCGCTGCGCGGCATCGACGGCCTGGTGCGCGCCCTCGAGCAGTTGCAGGGGGCCGCCGTACCCGCTTCCGCGCTGGAGAAGCTGGTCCTCCCGTCCCGGGTGGCGCACTACACCCCCGCGATGCTGGACGAGCTGACCGCCGCCGGAGAGGTGGTGTGGGCCGGAGCGGGCTCGCTCCCCGGCAAGGACGGCTGGGTTTCCCTCTACCTGGCGGACGCGGCCCCGCTGCTCCTGCCGCCCCCGCACCCGCTGGAGCTCACCGCGCTCCACCAGTCGGTCCTCGACACCCTCTCCGGCGGCTACGGCCTGTTCTTCCGCCAGATCGCCGACCAGGTGCGGGCCACCACCCACCCCGACGTCACCGACCCCCAGCTCGCCGACGCCCTGTGGGACCTGGCCTGGTCGGGGCGGCTGACCAATGACACCCTTGCCCCCCTGCGCTCCCTGCTGGGCTCGGGCCGCACCGCGGGTTCCACGGCCCACCGCGCCCGGCGCACGGTGCCGCGAGGGCGTTACGGCTCCCTGACGGCCGCCGCCCGCACCGCCTCCCGCAGCGGCCCCCCGACCGTGGCCGGCCGCTGGTCCCTGCTCCCCGCCCGGGAGGCCGACACCACCGTGCGCGCCCACGCCCTGGCGCGCACCCTGCTGGACCGGCACGGCGTGGTCACCCGGGGCGCCGTCGCGGCCGAGGGCGTCGAGGGCGGTTTCTCGGCGACGTACCGCGTCCTGTCGGTGTTCGAGGAGAGCGGCCAGGCCCGGCGCGGCTATGTCGTCGAAGGGCTCGGCGCCGCCCAGTTCGCCATGGACGGCGCCGTCGACCGGCTGCGTGCCGTGGCCAACGCCCGGGAACGCGACGAGGCCCTGCCCGGCCCCGGCTTCCCCGACGGCGGCCCGCAGGACGCCACCGCCGACGGCACCCCCGACTGGCTCGCTCCCGGCACCGACTACACACCGGACTGGCTCACCCCCGAGCTCCCCGGCGCGCCCGGCAGCCCCGATCGCCTCGCCCCCGGCGACTACATCTCCCCGCACGACTACGACGCCCCGGGTGCGGGCGGCCCCCGCGGCGGCGCCGCGCGCAACGCCCCGGGCGCCCCCTGGAGCACCCACCGCCGCCCCGGCCAGGGGCCCGGGGGCCGATCCTCCCCTGCCTCCCGAGCGGTGGTCCTGGCCGCCGCCGACCCGGCCAACGCCTACGGCGCCGCCCTCGCCTGGCCCGAGCCCCCGGCCGGGGCGAGCCACAAACCCGGCCGCAAGGCGGGCTCGCTGGTGGTGCTCGTCGACGGCGAACTGACGCTGTACATGGAGCGCGGCGGCAAGACGCTGCTGGCGTGGCCCTCCTCCCCGGACGGTGAGGAGGCCCACGACCCCCGCCTGCACGCGGCCGTGGAAGCGCTCGCGGCAGCCGCCCGCGAGGGCGCCCTCGGCACGGTGACGGTGGAACGCGTCAACGGCGCCGCCGCCTTGACCTCTCCGTTCGGCGCCCTCCTGGAGACCGCCGGTTTCGTCGCCACCCCACGCGGCCTGCGCCTGCGCGCCTGA
- a CDS encoding DNA-formamidopyrimidine glycosylase family protein: MPEGDTVWQTARRLHGALAGEVLIRSDFRVPRYATVDLTGRRVLDVVSRGKHLLTRIEGGLTLHSHLRMDGSWKVFAAGRRWSGGPAHQIRVVLGSADRTAVGYRLPVLELLRTADEHRVVGHLGPDLLGPDWDPAQALANLLADPARPLGEALLDQRNLAGIGNVYKCELCFLLGVTPWLPVGDLPAERAGKLPVLAKKLLEANRDRPVRGTTGRRGQDLFVYGRAPRPCLRCNTSVRVADQGDGSRERPTYWCPTCQRGPTPAPRGRTGAR, from the coding sequence ATGCCCGAAGGAGACACGGTCTGGCAGACCGCGCGGCGGCTGCACGGCGCGCTCGCGGGCGAGGTGCTGATCCGCAGCGACTTCCGGGTGCCGCGGTACGCCACCGTCGATCTGACCGGCCGCAGGGTGCTGGACGTCGTCTCGCGCGGCAAGCATCTGCTCACCCGGATCGAAGGCGGCCTGACGCTCCACTCCCACCTGCGGATGGACGGCTCCTGGAAGGTGTTCGCCGCCGGCCGGCGCTGGAGCGGCGGCCCCGCCCACCAGATCCGCGTGGTGCTCGGCAGCGCCGACCGCACGGCCGTCGGCTACCGCCTGCCCGTCCTGGAGCTCCTGCGCACAGCCGACGAACACCGCGTCGTCGGCCACCTCGGCCCGGACCTCCTCGGACCGGACTGGGACCCCGCCCAGGCGCTGGCGAACCTGCTCGCCGACCCGGCGCGCCCGCTGGGCGAGGCCCTGCTCGACCAGCGCAACCTCGCCGGCATCGGCAATGTCTACAAGTGCGAACTGTGCTTCCTGCTCGGCGTCACCCCCTGGCTGCCCGTCGGCGACCTGCCCGCCGAGCGCGCCGGCAAGCTCCCCGTGCTCGCCAAGAAGCTGCTCGAAGCCAACCGCGACCGACCGGTGCGCGGCACGACGGGCCGGCGCGGCCAGGACCTCTTCGTCTACGGCCGCGCCCCCCGGCCGTGCCTGCGCTGCAACACCTCCGTCCGCGTCGCCGACCAGGGCGACGGCTCCCGCGAGCGCCCCACGTACTGGTGCCCCACCTGCCAGCGGGGCCCCACCCCGGCACCGCGCGGCCGGACCGGGGCACGCTGA
- a CDS encoding SRPBCC family protein, with translation MSVTSVDRDVDHLALTLVADFAAPVERVWQMWADPRRLERWWGPPDYPATVEEHDLTAGGEVTYFMTGPEGEQYRGWWRITSVSPPTSLEFVDGFADQDGKPKDDMPTTAARVRLTAHGGGTRMELRWVFGSREQMERLVNMGMVEGLGQAVGQIDALLTG, from the coding sequence ATGAGCGTCACCAGCGTGGACAGGGATGTCGACCACCTGGCCCTCACCCTGGTCGCCGACTTCGCCGCCCCGGTCGAACGGGTGTGGCAGATGTGGGCCGACCCGCGCCGGCTGGAGCGGTGGTGGGGCCCGCCGGACTACCCGGCGACGGTGGAGGAGCACGACCTGACGGCGGGCGGCGAGGTCACCTACTTCATGACCGGCCCGGAGGGCGAGCAGTACCGCGGGTGGTGGCGGATCACGTCCGTCAGCCCGCCGACGTCCCTGGAGTTCGTCGACGGCTTCGCCGATCAGGACGGCAAGCCGAAGGACGACATGCCGACCACCGCGGCGCGGGTGCGGCTCACCGCCCACGGCGGGGGCACGCGGATGGAGCTGCGCTGGGTCTTCGGCTCCCGGGAGCAGATGGAGCGGCTGGTGAACATGGGCATGGTCGAGGGCCTGGGGCAGGCGGTGGGCCAGATCGACGCCCTGCTCACCGGCTGA
- a CDS encoding Dps family protein has translation MYVVKSPLSDASLQTVSEALQGALVDLVDLGLVAKQIHWNVVGPRFRSVHLQLDEVVATARTHSDTVAERAAALGVPPDGRAATVAVGSGIGVTPEGWVDDAAAVRALVDALGAVIVRMRERIAATGEPDPVSQDIFIRITADLEKHHWMFQAENG, from the coding sequence ATGTACGTCGTGAAGAGCCCGCTGTCCGACGCCAGCCTGCAGACGGTGTCCGAGGCGCTGCAGGGCGCCCTCGTGGACCTGGTCGATCTCGGCCTGGTGGCCAAGCAGATCCACTGGAACGTGGTCGGGCCGCGCTTCCGTTCCGTACATCTGCAACTGGACGAGGTCGTCGCCACGGCCCGGACGCACTCCGACACGGTGGCGGAGCGTGCCGCGGCACTGGGGGTGCCGCCGGACGGCCGCGCCGCGACGGTCGCCGTCGGCAGCGGCATCGGGGTCACCCCGGAGGGCTGGGTCGACGACGCGGCGGCGGTGCGGGCCCTCGTGGACGCGCTGGGTGCGGTGATCGTGCGGATGCGGGAGCGGATCGCCGCCACCGGGGAGCCGGACCCCGTCAGCCAGGACATCTTCATCCGGATCACGGCGGATCTGGAGAAGCACCACTGGATGTTCCAGGCCGAGAACGGCTGA